The Triticum urartu cultivar G1812 unplaced genomic scaffold, Tu2.1 TuUngrouped_contig_6658, whole genome shotgun sequence nucleotide sequence AACGGCATATCATTTCTAAAATTTGTCTGGACCAAAGCTCTGTTCTATTGGTTTTTAATAAATTTCCAGGAAGCACCGATAGATAATGATCACCTTATATGCATTAACTACTAAACAAAGATGGGCCGCATTAACTACTAGACAAAGATGGGCCGTTGTAGAATGTTGAAAAACGGTAGAGTAGACTTGGAAGGGAGCTTGATGTATGTGTGAATATATAAGCATGCTGTTATGTGTGACCTTAAACGAACTTTGCATTGGCAACGAAACACCTCATTCGGTCGAGCATGTGTATTGAGGAGTTGCAACTTTTGAGCCACAAACAGCTTCCGGCGATGATCGAAATGAATTGTGCGCCGTTCCTTCCATCCCTTCTCCTCCTCAGCCTTACCTTGGCAACCATTGCCACCTGCAATGACCAATTCTTCTTCTCTGGCTTTACACAATCtaacctaaccctggatggtaGTGCCGTGGTCACACAAGACGGCCTCCTCGATATGTCCAACGGCACGAACAATGTCAAAGGTCATGCTCTTTACCCCACTCCTTTGCGCTTCCGCGATTCATCTACCGGGAAAGTGCAATCATTCTCGGTCACCATCATTTTTTGTATCGTCAATACATACCCTGGCGTGGCTGCTAATGGGGTGGCCTTCTTCATTGCCCCAAGCAAGAATTTCTCAGATGCACTGCCCGCGCAATACTTTGGGATCCTGAAACAGAAGAGCAATGACAGCCTCTTGGTAATTGAGGTTGACACCTTCCAGGACCCCGAGCTGCAAGACATCAATGACAACCACATCGGCATCGACATCAATAGTATTTTCTCCTTTCAATCTCATACGGCTGGCTTCTATGAAGACTCTAGTGGTGCCTTCAAGAACCTGACGCTGAATGCCCAGATGGAACTACAATTGTGGGTGGACTATGACGAGGAGGAAACAAGGATCAATGTGACCTTGGCTCCACTCCATGTCGGAAAACCCTTGAAGCCACTATTGTCTGCAACCTATGACCTCTCAACTGTGCTCACGGAGACAGCATATATTGGTTTCTCATCTACTGCTGAACTTACAAACACTAGTCATTATGTTCTTGGATGGAGCTTCGGTATGAACATGCAAGCTCCGTCCATTGACATCTCCAAGCTTCCTAAGTTGCCTAGTGTTGGCGAAAAGGCCCAGCCAAAGCTCTTGGCGATCATCCTCCCAATAGCCACTGCAGCATTGATCATGTCTATCGGCACTCTCGTCATTCTGATGgtgcgaagaagaagaagaaggtaTAGTGAGGTGCGCGAGGATTGGGAGAGCGAGTTCGGCCCACACCGATTCTCGTACAAGGATTTGTTCAATGCTACTCAAGGATTTAAGAGCAAGAACCTGGTTGGAGCAGGAGGGTTCGGGGAGGTATACAAAGGGCTGCTTCAGTTTTCCAAGAAGGAGATCGCCGTGAAGAGGATGTCCCACGAGTCAAGACAagggatgaaggagttcatcaccgaggTTGTTAGCATTGGCCGGTTGCGACATCGCAACCTAGTGCAGCTACTTGGTTATTGCAGGCGGAAAGGTGAACTGATGTTGGTGTACGACTACATGTCAAATGGCAGCCTCGACAAGTACATACACTATCAACAGGACGACAAGCCCACCTTAAATTGGGCTCAGAGGTTTCAGGTCATCAAGGGTATCGCTACCGGCTTGCTCTACCTGCACGAGAAGTGGGAGAAAGTCGTGGTGCACCGGGACATCAAGGCAAGCAACGTCCTCCTCGACGATGAAATGAATGGGCGGCTCGGCGACTTCGGCCTCGCCCGGTTATATGATCACGGCACCGATCCACAGAGCACACACATGGTCGGCACGATGGGGTACCTTGCCCCCGAGCTAGTGCGCACGGGCAAGGCGTCCCCTCTTACCGATGTGTATGCCTTCGGCAtgtttcttcttgaagttacaTGTGGGCAAAAGCCTGTCAGGCAAGGTCCTACAGTGGAAAACCAGGTTTTCTTGGTGGACTGGGTCCTGGAGCACTGGAACAACCGACTGCTTAGCAGGACGGTGGACGCACGGCTCCAGGGTGACTACGGCGTTGACGAAGCGTGCCTCGTGCTGAAGATAGGACTTTTGTGCCTGCACCCCTTTCCTGGTTCGAGGCCTAGCATGCGACAAGTCATGCAGTACCTCGACGGCGAGACCCCTCTGCCAGAGATGACGACGACGCAGCTGAGCGTGGAGATGCAGGGGTTGATGCAGGACAGCGGGTTCAGCACATCCGTCATGTCTTACCCCCAGCTGATGTCCAGCTTTGGGGCAGTGTCCGACCTCTCTGGAGGACGATGATATTCATGGTGTTTGTGATTGTTCTCGTCTTGGATGTTCTAGCTTGGCATATGAGTATGATCAATTAGATGCTCACGTATCTCTGCACTCATGCTCATAATTCGCATCTATTTTCCGCTAGAGATGAATTTACTATTGCTTGATGTTTGTTTTAGAGGAACTGTCTTGTTTTGAGGAATTTGGGAGGAATCCATTCTTATGGAAAATGCATGGGTCGGTGCATGTGATCCTATTAAAAAAAACATATTTATCAGAAATTGAAGATATTTGTGTGTGTACATTTGGTAATTATGTGAGCAGTGTTTGTTTTTTGCGGGTAAGTGGTATTAAATTTCCGTGCCCACTTCTACTCATTTATTTTTTGCGGGTAAGTGGTATTAATGTTAGTGGAAAAATCAAACAAATAGAATATGAAAAGAAAATTGTCTTATGACATTTCTAATGATATTTATTTCGTATTCTAAATTTAGGAAAAAATCTATAAATTTAGTCAAAGTTTATGAAATTTGACTTTGCAAAAAATCTATACGCAATACATTGTGAGACGGTGGGAGTACTATTTTACTACATTGTTCTAAAATTACTATAGTTTGTACACTTACTAAAAATGTGAACTTTTTATTACGAGTGTAGACGTTTAGAGAAAATGTGAACTATAGTGTGTGCATGCACCCGAGTGATGAAATCTTTTAGAGAAATTGTGATGATATGCTTAATAAGGGGATATTATTCCTTAACTTTTTTTATTTTCATGATAAAATTATTATGGAATTCTATGTCATATTTTCATGCTAATATTTATTATGAATTCCGAAATAAAAATTATTCCGGAATCTTTACATTGTTTGCTGAAATCACTACCAGGTGCGGCTAAGGGGGAAATCATCTTCTCAATCGTAATGACGGTCAGCTAACGGAAGTGGCAACTTTGGACATAGCgcagaatttcagagtgaagcgTTTCGGTGCCCAGGCTCATCTGCACCCGGTCTAGAAAAAAATCTGAACAAATAttgaaaaaattcaaaaaaatccaaaaaaaaatatgtggtagataatttgatgcgtgaggtTCGATTCAATTTTTAGATCATCTGGACATCTGAGCAGCTCtcaacaaaaaagacaaatcaggTCAGAACAGTGTGTGAACAGTAAAAATGCTCcggatttgtcttttttgccgagAGCTGCTCAGATGTCCAAATGATTTGAAAATTGAAGAGAACCTCAAACATCAAAATATCTACCACACACAAAAAATTTGGAATTGTttgaatttttctagtatttgttttgatttttttcgtCGGGATGGGTGCAGCTAAGCCCGGGTGGATTACCGAGAATTTCAGTGCTATATTTGAGGGAAATGTTGAGTGACATCTGAACATACGCCAATATTTTAGTCTCACAGTTATGACACGATAGAAAATAAATTGACGGCGCATGCATATGTCCATCCACAGTTGTGAATCTTCGCCACCACTGCAGCTGCTCAGTCTCCTTGCTTCCTTTTGCAGATAGATTCATGAGCTACAACCACACCTGTCCATAATAACCTGCTGGAAATCTCTAGAGTAGGCTATGTTGTCTCCGGAGTACCGATTAACGTGTGCCAGATTACCGATTACCTGGAGCAAGCCAACCCCTGTGGCCGCCGCTCCTGCCATGCTTTACACAACCGTAATTGTCATTTGCCACCGTGACCGCCGGCCGTGCCACTCATTTTCCTCGCCGTGATCTTCAAACCAAAGCACAAAGAAAAGCTGCCTTGCTGTGTTTAGCAGCCTTAAAACCAAGCGTTTGACTTTGCGAAAAGCAAACCTTCATTAGCAAGCACACCATGGAGACGGCGACCCCTTCCTGGCCCTATATAAACTGGTCTTCCTCCGCCGTGCCGTTGCACCAAGAGAGTCAGACCAGAGGTGAAATCACAGTTAAGACCATAAGCAAAAATCACAGGAGAGTGCGACGGGAGGCGAAAGCAGAAGAAAGCGAAGGCGAAATCCATGGAGGCCACCACCTCGCCGACCCATCTCCTGCAGCACTGCTCTGGCAGCGATGAGCTGGGACGGTCTATGAGGGTGTACTCCGCGGCAACCGGGAAGGTACCGTTTGGGTGGGAGGACGAGCCAGGGAAGCCCAAGAGCCCGCCAAGGGAGGGCGCCCTCCCGCCGCTGTGCCCGTCGCCGGCGATGCAGAGCGCGCGACTCACTGATGATAAAGACAGGCGGCGACGACGGAGTCTCAAGCGCCGGGCAGATCAAGGTGGGTTTGAAGGGTGCCTGCCTGTGAAGTTCCAGCTGGGGAGAGCCATGAGGAGGTGGGACATCGTTTGCTACTTCAGAGGAGAATGATTCTCCAGGGGCAAACATTTACCTAGTGAAAATCTAACTATTCCTGTATATTAACCAGCTGTAAGGAATAACGACTTCTTTTCCCCCCTGTTGCATTGATGATTCACCGACATAGATCAATCCAATTTAGCACAAAGAAACAGGTAAAATGACACAGTTGTCCGGTGAAAACAATGATACCACAGATACATAGAACAGCATATTATGATCTTCATAACTGTAATAATGCTGCAGCCACATATGCAATCATCACAAGAAGTTCCATTCCATGTGGTGCATGCCTGAAAAACATACTAAGATAGAAACAGAAATGTTAAGCACAGGCAATTAAGAAACGGTTGAGATACACAAACATTGCTCTTGATGCTCACCAAATTATGTGCAGAAACATCATGTAAATTTCTAAACCACATTTCCAAAAACACGCCACCAATATCTTTTCCTGGATTGTCGACAGAGCAAATGATGAAAACGAGAACTACATGTCTTTAGTCTTCAAAGTTTGGCAAAGTAACTAGCCATCAAGGTTATACATGCTTGGTAGACAGTAGAAGCTCAACCCTTGCTATGGCCGGCGAAGAAGTCAAATAGTCCACTGCAAGTTTGCAATCCGGCAACGAGGTATACTGCATTGATACATGATCCTGCAAAAGGCCATACGTTTCCATTAGCTAAGCAGAAAATGAACAGTACTCGTTAACAATGTGGGCGCAGTTGTGGTACA carries:
- the LOC125530920 gene encoding L-type lectin-domain containing receptor kinase SIT2-like — translated: MCIEELQLLSHKQLPAMIEMNCAPFLPSLLLLSLTLATIATCNDQFFFSGFTQSNLTLDGSAVVTQDGLLDMSNGTNNVKGHALYPTPLRFRDSSTGKVQSFSVTIIFCIVNTYPGVAANGVAFFIAPSKNFSDALPAQYFGILKQKSNDSLLVIEVDTFQDPELQDINDNHIGIDINSIFSFQSHTAGFYEDSSGAFKNLTLNAQMELQLWVDYDEEETRINVTLAPLHVGKPLKPLLSATYDLSTVLTETAYIGFSSTAELTNTSHYVLGWSFGMNMQAPSIDISKLPKLPSVGEKAQPKLLAIILPIATAALIMSIGTLVILMVRRRRRRYSEVREDWESEFGPHRFSYKDLFNATQGFKSKNLVGAGGFGEVYKGLLQFSKKEIAVKRMSHESRQGMKEFITEVVSIGRLRHRNLVQLLGYCRRKGELMLVYDYMSNGSLDKYIHYQQDDKPTLNWAQRFQVIKGIATGLLYLHEKWEKVVVHRDIKASNVLLDDEMNGRLGDFGLARLYDHGTDPQSTHMVGTMGYLAPELVRTGKASPLTDVYAFGMFLLEVTCGQKPVRQGPTVENQVFLVDWVLEHWNNRLLSRTVDARLQGDYGVDEACLVLKIGLLCLHPFPGSRPSMRQVMQYLDGETPLPEMTTTQLSVEMQGLMQDSGFSTSVMSYPQLMSSFGAVSDLSGGR